In one Acanthochromis polyacanthus isolate Apoly-LR-REF ecotype Palm Island chromosome 20, KAUST_Apoly_ChrSc, whole genome shotgun sequence genomic region, the following are encoded:
- the LOC127531413 gene encoding uncharacterized protein LOC127531413 isoform X4, giving the protein MKGRILEKGEIPVRLQVLAPINGSTSETIITCAASNFSFSHLLWRFNHSQMMVKQSRTDGSSTVSEEWRQQVKDVSESGDITLQDLCSEQEGMYTCQLSNAEETLISDTSVKISGGNSVNGGIIGGVIGAVLVAAAAVGLFLFYKKKRDEEQNSTRTPNITDPLFNV; this is encoded by the exons ATGAAAGGACGGATCCT AGAAAAGGGGGAAATTCCCGTCAGACTACAAGTTCTCG CTCCTATCAATGGATCAACAAGTGAAACAATCATCACCTGCGCTGCCTCCAACTTTTCCTTCTCTCACCTGCTTTGGAGATTCAACCACAGTCAGATGATGGTGAAGCAGAGCAGGACTGATGGCAGCTCCACAGTCTCAGAGgagtggaggcagcaggtgaaggatGTGTCAGAGTCAGGAGACATCACACTGCAGGACTTATGTTCAGAGCAGGAGGGAATGTACACCTGTCAACTCAGTAATGCTGAGGAGACGCTGATAAGTGACACCTCTGTGAAGATAAGTGGag GGAATTCAGTAAATGGAGGAATCATAGGTGGAGTGATTGGAGCTGTTCtggttgcagcagcagcagtcggtctgtttctgttctataaaaagaaaagag ATGAAGAACAAAATAGCACAAGAACTCCAAACATCACTGATCCTCTGTTCA ATGTATGA
- the LOC127531413 gene encoding uncharacterized protein LOC127531413 isoform X3 produces the protein MFADCDTVVYNSVNKYQTATADSLYSVPPPLPLSTVFCREKGEIPVRLQVLAPINGSTSETIITCAASNFSFSHLLWRFNHSQMMVKQSRTDGSSTVSEEWRQQVKDVSESGDITLQDLCSEQEGMYTCQLSNAEETLISDTSVKISGGNSVNGGIIGGVIGAVLVAAAAVGLFLFYKKKRDEEQNSTRTPNITDPLFNV, from the exons ATGTTCGCAGACTGCGACACTGTGGTTTACAATTCTGTGAACAAATATCAAACTGCTACCGCTGATTCTCTGTATTctgtccccccccccctccccctctcGACTGTTTTCTGCAGAGAAAAGGGGGAAATTCCCGTCAGACTACAAGTTCTCG CTCCTATCAATGGATCAACAAGTGAAACAATCATCACCTGCGCTGCCTCCAACTTTTCCTTCTCTCACCTGCTTTGGAGATTCAACCACAGTCAGATGATGGTGAAGCAGAGCAGGACTGATGGCAGCTCCACAGTCTCAGAGgagtggaggcagcaggtgaaggatGTGTCAGAGTCAGGAGACATCACACTGCAGGACTTATGTTCAGAGCAGGAGGGAATGTACACCTGTCAACTCAGTAATGCTGAGGAGACGCTGATAAGTGACACCTCTGTGAAGATAAGTGGag GGAATTCAGTAAATGGAGGAATCATAGGTGGAGTGATTGGAGCTGTTCtggttgcagcagcagcagtcggtctgtttctgttctataaaaagaaaagag ATGAAGAACAAAATAGCACAAGAACTCCAAACATCACTGATCCTCTGTTCA ATGTATGA
- the LOC127531413 gene encoding uncharacterized protein LOC127531413 isoform X1: MLQILRCSVFLWRDASYRAASRSVLMTSSPGLISKLKAFLSPLTINKGIYPQPELTWSTTPPSNINLHNTTTVQQNEEQLYSISSSLILSHSHTDLVYSCTVSTPTNRRRAAWRKLTPINGSTSETIITCAASNFSFSHLLWRFNHSQMMVKQSRTDGSSTVSEEWRQQVKDVSESGDITLQDLCSEQEGMYTCQLSNAEETLISDTSVKISGGNSVNGGIIGGVIGAVLVAAAAVGLFLFYKKKRDEEQNSTRTPNITDPLFNV, translated from the exons ATGTTGCAGATACTGaggtgttctgtgtttttatggagagATGCATCTTACCGTGCAGCTTCAAGGTCGGTCCTTATGACATCATCACCTGGGCTTATTTCAAAACTAAAAGCCTTCTTGTCCCCTCTTACTATAAACAAGGGGATCTACCCTCAACCTGAGCTCACCTGGTCCACCACACCTCCATCCAACATCAAcctccacaacacaaccacagtccAGCAGAATGAAGAGCAGCTTTACAGCATCAGTAGTTCTCTGATCCTCTCACACAGTCATACTGATCTGGTCTACAGCTGCACCGTCTCAACTCCAACAAACAGGAGGAGAGCTGCTTGGAGGAAACTCA CTCCTATCAATGGATCAACAAGTGAAACAATCATCACCTGCGCTGCCTCCAACTTTTCCTTCTCTCACCTGCTTTGGAGATTCAACCACAGTCAGATGATGGTGAAGCAGAGCAGGACTGATGGCAGCTCCACAGTCTCAGAGgagtggaggcagcaggtgaaggatGTGTCAGAGTCAGGAGACATCACACTGCAGGACTTATGTTCAGAGCAGGAGGGAATGTACACCTGTCAACTCAGTAATGCTGAGGAGACGCTGATAAGTGACACCTCTGTGAAGATAAGTGGag GGAATTCAGTAAATGGAGGAATCATAGGTGGAGTGATTGGAGCTGTTCtggttgcagcagcagcagtcggtctgtttctgttctataaaaagaaaagag ATGAAGAACAAAATAGCACAAGAACTCCAAACATCACTGATCCTCTGTTCA ATGTATGA
- the LOC127531413 gene encoding uncharacterized protein LOC127531413 isoform X2: protein MTSSPGLISKLKAFLSPLTINKGIYPQPELTWSTTPPSNINLHNTTTVQQNEEQLYSISSSLILSHSHTDLVYSCTVSTPTNRRRAAWRKLTPINGSTSETIITCAASNFSFSHLLWRFNHSQMMVKQSRTDGSSTVSEEWRQQVKDVSESGDITLQDLCSEQEGMYTCQLSNAEETLISDTSVKISGGNSVNGGIIGGVIGAVLVAAAAVGLFLFYKKKRDEEQNSTRTPNITDPLFNV, encoded by the exons ATGACATCATCACCTGGGCTTATTTCAAAACTAAAAGCCTTCTTGTCCCCTCTTACTATAAACAAGGGGATCTACCCTCAACCTGAGCTCACCTGGTCCACCACACCTCCATCCAACATCAAcctccacaacacaaccacagtccAGCAGAATGAAGAGCAGCTTTACAGCATCAGTAGTTCTCTGATCCTCTCACACAGTCATACTGATCTGGTCTACAGCTGCACCGTCTCAACTCCAACAAACAGGAGGAGAGCTGCTTGGAGGAAACTCA CTCCTATCAATGGATCAACAAGTGAAACAATCATCACCTGCGCTGCCTCCAACTTTTCCTTCTCTCACCTGCTTTGGAGATTCAACCACAGTCAGATGATGGTGAAGCAGAGCAGGACTGATGGCAGCTCCACAGTCTCAGAGgagtggaggcagcaggtgaaggatGTGTCAGAGTCAGGAGACATCACACTGCAGGACTTATGTTCAGAGCAGGAGGGAATGTACACCTGTCAACTCAGTAATGCTGAGGAGACGCTGATAAGTGACACCTCTGTGAAGATAAGTGGag GGAATTCAGTAAATGGAGGAATCATAGGTGGAGTGATTGGAGCTGTTCtggttgcagcagcagcagtcggtctgtttctgttctataaaaagaaaagag ATGAAGAACAAAATAGCACAAGAACTCCAAACATCACTGATCCTCTGTTCA ATGTATGA